The Burkholderia cepacia genomic interval CGCTCGGCCGCGTCGAAACGCTGCAGGAGACGCCGCGGCGCTACGTGAACCGGCTGTCGGACCTGCTGTTCGTGCTGGCGCGCGTGCTGAACCGTACCGACGGCGGATCGGACGTGCTGTGGGAACGCGGCCGGGCGACGTGACGGGCGCAGCAGTGGGGGAGCCGGCCCCCCATTGATGCGCCGCGACAATTTGTCCACGCCGGCGCAGGGTTTTAAAGATGTATTGTGTGTGCATGTTTAACGGAGAACGAACATGACCCACATCACCGCTGACCAGATGGCTCGCGTGAAGGCCACTGCCCCTGTCCTCGCCGTGCACGGCGCGACGATCACGAAGCACTTCTACCAGCGCATGTTCGCGCGCCATCCGGAACTGAATAACCTGTTCAACCAGACGCACCAGAAGACGGGCAGCCAGCCGGAAACGCTCGCGAAGGCCGTCTACGCGTATGCGGCGAACATCGACAATCTCGGAGCGCTGGGCGGCGCGGTGTCGCACATCGCGCACAAGCACGCGAGCCTGAACATCCGCCCCGAGCATTACCCGATCGTCGGCGAGAACCTGCTCGCATCGATCGTGGAAGTGCTGGGCGACGCGGTCGATGCCGACACGCTCGAGGCGTGGCGCGTGGCGTACGGCCAGCTCGCGCAGATCCTGATCGGCGTCGAGGCCGACCTGTACGCGGGTGCGGCCTGGAGCGGGTTCCGTCCGTTCAGGGTCGAGCGCAAGGTGCGCGAAAGCGACGAGATCACGTCGTTCTACCTGACGCCCGCCGACGGCGGCGCGGCGCCGGCGTTCGAGCCCGGCCAGTACGTCACGGTGAAGCGTTTCGTCGGCGATCTCGGCGTCGACCAGCCGCGCCAGTACAGCCTGTCCGACGCGCCGCACGGCAAGTGGCTGCGCATCTCGGTGAAGCGCGAAGCCGGCCAGCCGGAAGTCATTCCGGCCGGCAAGGTGTCGACGCTGATGCACGACGGCGTGGAAGAGGGGGCGATCGTCGAGGTCACCGCGCCGATGGGCGAATTCTCGCTGAAGCGCGGCGTCGAGACGCCGGTGGTGCTGATTTCCGGCGGCGTCGGCCTGACGCCGATGGTGTCGATGGCGTCGACGCTGGTCGAGGAAGGCAGCAGGCGCGACGTGCGGTTCGTCCATGCATGCCGCTCGGGCGCGGTGCACGCGTTCCGCGACTGGCTGAACGACACGGTGCGCGAGCATGCGAACGTCAGGCGCACGGTGCTGTACGAGCTGGTCGGCCCGGACGATCGCGTCGGCGTCGACCACGACCTGGAAGGGCGCCTCACGCCGGAGCGCGTGCGGCACTACGCGCTGGTGCCGGACGCCGATTACTACATCTGCGGGCCGATCGCGTTCATGAAGGCGCAGCGCGATGCGCTGGTCGCGCTCGGCGTCGCGCCTGAGCGCGTGAATAGGGAGATCTTCGGGTCTGGGGCGCTCGATTGAGCGAGCGGCCGGCAGGTTGATCGATCGGGCCCGGTGCGAGCCGGGCCGTTGTTGTTGTCGCTCGCGTTGTCGCGCGGGTGATGTCAGGCACGCAGCATCAGCGTCGCATGATAGCGCCACACTTTCGGGTCGGCGCTGACGAGCGGCATGCCTTCATGCAGTGCCTGCGCAACCATCACACGGTCGAACGGGTCGGCATGGTCCGGAAAATCGGGCAGCGCGGCAACTGCTTCGACGTGGTCGCTGCTGATCGGCAACTCCGCGAATCCGGCGAGTCGGAACGCCGAGCGTGCGTCGCGCGGATGAACGGGCAGGTTGCCTTTGCGGTATTTGATCGCGATTTCCCAGATTGACGCGGCACTGACGTACAGGATGTTGTCGGGATCTTCGATCAACGCAGCTGCTGTCGACGAAAGTTGCGGTGCGCCCTCGGCAGCCCAGAGCGCGATATGCGTATCGAGCAGCAGCTTCACGGTGCGAGCCCCTGCTCGCCACTGGCATCAAAGTCAGCGGCGATCGATGCGTCGCCCGCGTTGAACGCTTCGACGGTTGCCGGAATGTTCAGGCCGGCAAGCAACTGGCGAGCCGCGCCGATCCGCTTCGGCGCCGAGTAGGGAACGATCCGCGCGACCGGATGGCCATTGCGGGCAATCACGACTTCGGATTCACGTCCCAATTCGAGTGCTTCGACGAGGCTCGAGAGCCGTGACTTGGCATCGTGCATGTTGACGGTCGACATGGCCGCTCCCTGCTTAGCTAAAAGATGTTAGCTAGTCTAGCAGAGTCGATCATCGCCTGCAGATGGAGTCCGTGATCGCCCCGCCGAGAGGCGCGTGGCGACCACGCCGATTTCGCAGGTTCTCCGCCCGTCAGTTGCCGCTGCCGCGCGTGACGCGGCGCGCCTTCACCGACTCCGCGAGCCCTTCGAGCACCTTCACGCTGTCGTCCCATGCGATGCACGCGTCGGTGATGCTCTGGCCGTAGGTCAGTTCGCAGCCTTCCTTCAGGTCCTGGCGCCCCTCGACGAGATGCGACTCGATCATCACGCCGACGATGCGGGCGTCCCCGGCCGCGATCTGGCGGCCGATGTCGGCACAGACGGGGATCTGGTTCTCGTGCTTCTTCGAGCTGTTCGCGTGGCTCGCGTCGATCATCAGGCGCGCGGCGAGGCCGGCCTTGCCGATGTCCGCGCAGGCGGCGTTCACGCTTTCCGCGTCGTAGTTCGGCGTCTTGCCGCCGCGCAGGATCACGTGGCAATCCTCGTTGCCTGCCGTCGACACGATCGCCGAATGGCCGCCCTTCGTCACCGACAGGAAATGGTGCGGCTGCGATGCGGCCTTGATCGCGTCGACCGCGATCTTCACGTTGCCGTCGGTGCCGTTCTTGAAGCCGACCGGGCACGACAGCCCCGACGCGAGTTCGCGGTGCACCTGCGATTCGGTCGTGCGCGCGCCGATCGCGCCCCACGAGATCAGGTCGGCGATGTACTGCGGACTGATCATGTCGAGGTATTCGGTCGCGGCCGGCAGCCCCATTTCATTGATCTGCAGCAGCAGCTCGCGCGCGGTGCGCAGCCCTTCGTTGATCTTGAAGCTGTTGTCGAGGTGCGGATCGTTGATGAGGCCCTTCCAGCCGACCGTCGTGCGCGGCTTCTCGAAGTACACGCGCATCACGATTTCCAGTTCGCCCTTGAAGCGCTCGCGCTCCTTCACGAGCCGCCCCGCATACTCGATTGCCGCCTTCGTGTCGTGGATCGAGCACGGCCCGATCACGACGATCAGCCGGTCGTCCATCCCGTGCAGGATGCGGTGCATCGACTGGCGCGAGTTGTAGATCAGCTCGGACGCGGCTTCGGAGCACGCGAATTCGCGGATCAAGTGGGCGGGCGGCGTCAGTTCCTTGAGTTCGCGGATGCGGACGTCGTCGGTGTTGTGCGGGGGCATGCTGTTTCTCCTATGTCGACCGGAGTGAGCGCTTTAGCGGTTACTCCGGTCCCATGCAAAGCGGTTAAGGGCGCCGTTCGGTCAGTGCGCGTGCGGCAGATTCATCAATTCGGGCAATTCAGTGATTTCGGTCGGGGCCGCGGAACCGCTGCGGCGGCGACCGGGTGGCGAAGGGCGAAAAAAAACCGCCGGGTTCGCCGGCGGTTTTTCGGGAATTTCGGTTGCGCTTTACGCGCCATCAACCCTCTCGATCCGCCAGCGGTCTGAGATACCAAAAAAAGTAAAAGTAAAACTTGGCGGACATGACGGAGATTCGGTTCGTCAAAAAAGTTGATTCGGAATTTATACCCCGTCGCCGGGCGGCTGGCAACCGGGAAACGTCGAAAATGCGGACATTCCGCGCGTTTTCTTCAAAATGCGCGGAATGTCTGCGCCGCGATGCGGTTATGCCGTACCGCCGACCGTCATCTTGTCGATCCGCAGGGTCGGCTGGCCGACGCCGACCGGCACGCTCTGGCCTTCCTTGCCGCATACGCCGACACCCGTGTCGAGCGACATGTCGTTGCCGATCATGCTCACGTACTTCAGCGATTCGGGGC includes:
- the aroG gene encoding 3-deoxy-7-phosphoheptulonate synthase AroG, coding for MPPHNTDDVRIRELKELTPPAHLIREFACSEAASELIYNSRQSMHRILHGMDDRLIVVIGPCSIHDTKAAIEYAGRLVKERERFKGELEIVMRVYFEKPRTTVGWKGLINDPHLDNSFKINEGLRTARELLLQINEMGLPAATEYLDMISPQYIADLISWGAIGARTTESQVHRELASGLSCPVGFKNGTDGNVKIAVDAIKAASQPHHFLSVTKGGHSAIVSTAGNEDCHVILRGGKTPNYDAESVNAACADIGKAGLAARLMIDASHANSSKKHENQIPVCADIGRQIAAGDARIVGVMIESHLVEGRQDLKEGCELTYGQSITDACIAWDDSVKVLEGLAESVKARRVTRGSGN
- a CDS encoding type II toxin-antitoxin system Phd/YefM family antitoxin; the encoded protein is MSTVNMHDAKSRLSSLVEALELGRESEVVIARNGHPVARIVPYSAPKRIGAARQLLAGLNIPATVEAFNAGDASIAADFDASGEQGLAP
- the hmpA gene encoding NO-inducible flavohemoprotein, translated to MTHITADQMARVKATAPVLAVHGATITKHFYQRMFARHPELNNLFNQTHQKTGSQPETLAKAVYAYAANIDNLGALGGAVSHIAHKHASLNIRPEHYPIVGENLLASIVEVLGDAVDADTLEAWRVAYGQLAQILIGVEADLYAGAAWSGFRPFRVERKVRESDEITSFYLTPADGGAAPAFEPGQYVTVKRFVGDLGVDQPRQYSLSDAPHGKWLRISVKREAGQPEVIPAGKVSTLMHDGVEEGAIVEVTAPMGEFSLKRGVETPVVLISGGVGLTPMVSMASTLVEEGSRRDVRFVHACRSGAVHAFRDWLNDTVREHANVRRTVLYELVGPDDRVGVDHDLEGRLTPERVRHYALVPDADYYICGPIAFMKAQRDALVALGVAPERVNREIFGSGALD
- a CDS encoding type II toxin-antitoxin system VapC family toxin; the encoded protein is MKLLLDTHIALWAAEGAPQLSSTAAALIEDPDNILYVSAASIWEIAIKYRKGNLPVHPRDARSAFRLAGFAELPISSDHVEAVAALPDFPDHADPFDRVMVAQALHEGMPLVSADPKVWRYHATLMLRA